Proteins from a single region of Dasypus novemcinctus isolate mDasNov1 chromosome 16, mDasNov1.1.hap2, whole genome shotgun sequence:
- the LOC105745080 gene encoding endogenous retrovirus group K member 5 Gag polyprotein-like yields the protein MADHPSSSRTKELPPSSPDQNRKSLYPELRPSSPEQKQKHGYAKLPSSESAPFPSAPPGGMEEHCTNYPQVARASNIEKATQERNPLFTLFRQPDFKQHSQLWPELPDAYFQEMCHAPDASQSAYNAMLGTNKSKEEKLSSGDDNLWPTLTPEAQIFPVNLNRTPQRPLPWYPIEHTDIKRLREVVRDDGLNSPYAQELLDNIGINLNTPRDWHQLARAVLTSGQYINWKAHYQDQCERQAEENQSREVQLNLECLLGTGIYSNPAVYVQAPPQYWDQVRHCALRVFKNCSATKTDKITKLIQKKDEDFSTFVSRVQEACTRKVENAQAQEVLARELILDGANSVCKQAIGPIRTADIHDWILACKDLDQNTPILATTLAKTLAEAMALSQNATCFNCKAPGHFAKECPQKGQPTRPKPPTPCPRCHRGYHWAKDCRSKIDREGKPLNSKWGTPQPHTQGVSPTCSTPKP from the coding sequence ATGGCAGATCACCCATCTTCTAGCCGCACAAAGGAACTTCCACCTTCTTCTCCAGATCAAAACCGTAAGTCCCTATACCCTGAACTCCGGCCCTCCTCCCCGGAACAAAAGCAGAAGCACGGCTACGCCAAGCTTCCCTCTTCAGAGAGTGCTCCCTTTCCATCAGCGCCACCTGGTGGCATGGAGGAACATTGCACCAATTATCCCCAAGTAGCCCGAGCTTCTAATATCGAAAAGGCAACTCAGGAGAGGAATCCCCTATTCACCCTCTTCAGACAACCTGATTTTAAACAACACTCTCAATTATGGCCCGAGTTGCCTGATGCTTATTTTCAGGAAATGTGCCATGCTCCTGACGCCAGTCAGAGTGCTTATAACGCAATGTTGGGAACTAATAAGTCTAAGGAAGAAAAACTGTCCTCAGGGGATGATAACTTGTGGCCTACGCTCACCCCCGAGGCTCAAATATTTCCAGTGAATCTCAACCGAACACCTCAAAGACCACTCCCTTGGTATCCCATTGAGCATACCGATATAAAACGCCTTAGGGAAGTGGTCCGAGATGATGGGCTTAATAGCCCTTATGCCCAAGAGTTACTAGATAATATAGGCATTAACCTTAACACCCCACGAGATTGGCATCAACTAGCACGAGCAGTCCTTACTTCCGGACAATATATTAATTGGAAGGCCCACTATCAAGACCAATGTGAAAGACAAGCAGAAGAGAATCAATCCAGAGAAGTACAGCTTAACCTAGAATGTCTCCTCGGGACAGGAATCTATTCCAACCCAGCAGTGTACGTTCAAGCTCCTCCGCAGTACTGGGATCAAGTAAGACACTGTGCTTTAAGAGTCTTTAAAAATTGCTCAGCTACTAAAACTGACAAAATTACTAAACTCATACAAAAGAAAGATGAGGACTTTTCCACCTTTGTATCCCGAGTACAAGAAGCTTGCACCAGAAAGGTAGAAAACGCGCAAGCCCAAGAGGTTTTAGCCCGCGAACTTATCTTAGATGGGGCAAATTCAGTATGTAAACAAGCTATAGGCCCCATTAGGACTGCCGACATCCATGACTGGATCTTAGCCTGCAAGGACTTAGACCAAAATACCCCAATACTAGCTACCACCCTAGCAAAAACACTTGCAGAAGCTATGGCTCTCTCTCAAAATGCAACCTGTTTCAATTGCAAAGCCCCAGGACACTTCGCTAAAGAATGTCCACAAAAAGGACAACCTACACGTCCTAAACCTCCCACTCCCTGTCCTCGGTGCCATAGAGGGTACCATTGGGCTAAAGATTGCAGATCTAAAATTGATAGGGAGGGGAAGCCTTTAAACTCCAAATGGGGCACACcccagccccacacccaaggGGTATCCCCTACTTGCAGCACCCCaaaaccataa